A region from the Vespula pensylvanica isolate Volc-1 chromosome 9, ASM1446617v1, whole genome shotgun sequence genome encodes:
- the LOC122631683 gene encoding copper chaperone for superoxide dismutase isoform X3 — protein sequence MKPRIEDYENESEKKILRDNKKQVVIVEGNNFNILKNMSLAKIEFAVNMTCQKCVNTVRESLLDLNGIENLDISLERGTVVVETNLPFTLIQEKIEKSGKKAVLKGYGENSYSAVSMLGGNSGYSVSNNIKGVIRFVQTVEGCIVDGTVDGLEPGQHGIHIHECGDISKGCESVGEHFNPYNSIHGGPEDDISKKHIGDLGNIEADNNGRALFRKINQFLTVSDIIGRSLVITDKPDDLGKGNDKQSKIDGNSGKRLACGIIARSSSLFQNTKKICACDGLTIWDERESTHSNQKELTKYTETTSL from the exons atgaaACCGAGGATCGAAGACTACGAAAACGAatccgaaaagaaaattttgcgagataataaaaaacaagttgTCATTGTTgaaggaaataattttaatatattaaaaaatatgtcttTGGCAAAG ATTGAGTTTGCAGTCAACATGACTTGTCAAAAATGTGTTAATACTGTTCGAGAGAGTTTATTAGATTTAAACGGTATTGAAAATTTAGACATCTCGCTAGAACGTGGTACAGTTGTTGTTGAAACTAATCTTCCATTTACTTTGATacaagaaaagatagagaaatctGGAAAAAAAGCTGTTCTCAAAGGATATGGAG aaaacagTTATAGTGCCGTTTCGATGTTAGGAGGTAATTCAGGATATAGTGTAAGCAATAATATAAAGGGTGTTATAAGATTTGTACAAACTGTAGAAGGATGTATAGTAGATGGAACAGTTGATGGACTTGAACCTGGACAACAtggaatacatatacatgagTGTGGAGATATCTCTAAAGGATGTGAAAG TGTAGGAGAACATTTTAACCCATATAATAGTATACATGGTGGACCTGAAGATGATATATCTAAAAAg cATATCGGTGATCTTGGGAATATAGAGGCAGATAATAATGGAAGAgctttatttagaaaaatcaatCAATTCCTTACAGTATCAGATATTATTGGAAGATCACTTGTTATTACTGATAAGCCAGATGATCTTGGCAAAGGCAATGATAAACAATCAAAAATAGATGGAAATAGTGGGAAAAG attggCATGTGGAATTATCGCTCGTTCCTCTAGTCTAtttcaaaatacaaaaaagatatgtGCATGTGATGGTCTTACTATTtgggatgaaagagaaagcacACATTCAAATCAAAAAGAATTAACAAAATACACTGAaacaa cAAGTCTCTAA
- the LOC122631683 gene encoding copper chaperone for superoxide dismutase isoform X1 has translation MKPRIEDYENESEKKILRDNKKQVVIVEGNNFNILKNMSLAKIEFAVNMTCQKCVNTVRESLLDLNGIENLDISLERGTVVVETNLPFTLIQEKIEKSGKKAVLKGYGENSYSAVSMLGGNSGYSVSNNIKGVIRFVQTVEGCIVDGTVDGLEPGQHGIHIHECGDISKGCESVGEHFNPYNSIHGGPEDDISKKHIGDLGNIEADNNGRALFRKINQFLTVSDIIGRSLVITDKPDDLGKGNDKQSKIDGNSGKRLACGIIARSSSLFQNTKKICACDGLTIWDERESTHSNQKELTKYTETSNKICIIC, from the exons atgaaACCGAGGATCGAAGACTACGAAAACGAatccgaaaagaaaattttgcgagataataaaaaacaagttgTCATTGTTgaaggaaataattttaatatattaaaaaatatgtcttTGGCAAAG ATTGAGTTTGCAGTCAACATGACTTGTCAAAAATGTGTTAATACTGTTCGAGAGAGTTTATTAGATTTAAACGGTATTGAAAATTTAGACATCTCGCTAGAACGTGGTACAGTTGTTGTTGAAACTAATCTTCCATTTACTTTGATacaagaaaagatagagaaatctGGAAAAAAAGCTGTTCTCAAAGGATATGGAG aaaacagTTATAGTGCCGTTTCGATGTTAGGAGGTAATTCAGGATATAGTGTAAGCAATAATATAAAGGGTGTTATAAGATTTGTACAAACTGTAGAAGGATGTATAGTAGATGGAACAGTTGATGGACTTGAACCTGGACAACAtggaatacatatacatgagTGTGGAGATATCTCTAAAGGATGTGAAAG TGTAGGAGAACATTTTAACCCATATAATAGTATACATGGTGGACCTGAAGATGATATATCTAAAAAg cATATCGGTGATCTTGGGAATATAGAGGCAGATAATAATGGAAGAgctttatttagaaaaatcaatCAATTCCTTACAGTATCAGATATTATTGGAAGATCACTTGTTATTACTGATAAGCCAGATGATCTTGGCAAAGGCAATGATAAACAATCAAAAATAGATGGAAATAGTGGGAAAAG attggCATGTGGAATTATCGCTCGTTCCTCTAGTCTAtttcaaaatacaaaaaagatatgtGCATGTGATGGTCTTACTATTtgggatgaaagagaaagcacACATTCAAATCAAAAAGAATTAACAAAATACACTGAaacaagtaataaaatatgtataatatgttaa
- the LOC122631683 gene encoding copper chaperone for superoxide dismutase isoform X4 — protein sequence MKPRIEDYENESEKKILRDNKKQVVIVEGNNFNILKNMSLAKIEFAVNMTCQKCVNTVRESLLDLNGIENLDISLERGTVVVETNLPFTLIQEKIEKSGKKAVLKGYGEGCIVDGTVDGLEPGQHGIHIHECGDISKGCESVGEHFNPYNSIHGGPEDDISKKHIGDLGNIEADNNGRALFRKINQFLTVSDIIGRSLVITDKPDDLGKGNDKQSKIDGNSGKRLACGIIARSSSLFQNTKKICACDGLTIWDERESTHSNQKELTKYTETSNKICIIC from the exons atgaaACCGAGGATCGAAGACTACGAAAACGAatccgaaaagaaaattttgcgagataataaaaaacaagttgTCATTGTTgaaggaaataattttaatatattaaaaaatatgtcttTGGCAAAG ATTGAGTTTGCAGTCAACATGACTTGTCAAAAATGTGTTAATACTGTTCGAGAGAGTTTATTAGATTTAAACGGTATTGAAAATTTAGACATCTCGCTAGAACGTGGTACAGTTGTTGTTGAAACTAATCTTCCATTTACTTTGATacaagaaaagatagagaaatctGGAAAAAAAGCTGTTCTCAAAGGATATGGAG AAGGATGTATAGTAGATGGAACAGTTGATGGACTTGAACCTGGACAACAtggaatacatatacatgagTGTGGAGATATCTCTAAAGGATGTGAAAG TGTAGGAGAACATTTTAACCCATATAATAGTATACATGGTGGACCTGAAGATGATATATCTAAAAAg cATATCGGTGATCTTGGGAATATAGAGGCAGATAATAATGGAAGAgctttatttagaaaaatcaatCAATTCCTTACAGTATCAGATATTATTGGAAGATCACTTGTTATTACTGATAAGCCAGATGATCTTGGCAAAGGCAATGATAAACAATCAAAAATAGATGGAAATAGTGGGAAAAG attggCATGTGGAATTATCGCTCGTTCCTCTAGTCTAtttcaaaatacaaaaaagatatgtGCATGTGATGGTCTTACTATTtgggatgaaagagaaagcacACATTCAAATCAAAAAGAATTAACAAAATACACTGAaacaagtaataaaatatgtataatatgttaa
- the LOC122631683 gene encoding copper chaperone for superoxide dismutase isoform X2 has translation MIIRIEDYENESEKKILRDNKKQVVIVEGNNFNILKNMSLAKIEFAVNMTCQKCVNTVRESLLDLNGIENLDISLERGTVVVETNLPFTLIQEKIEKSGKKAVLKGYGENSYSAVSMLGGNSGYSVSNNIKGVIRFVQTVEGCIVDGTVDGLEPGQHGIHIHECGDISKGCESVGEHFNPYNSIHGGPEDDISKKHIGDLGNIEADNNGRALFRKINQFLTVSDIIGRSLVITDKPDDLGKGNDKQSKIDGNSGKRLACGIIARSSSLFQNTKKICACDGLTIWDERESTHSNQKELTKYTETSNKICIIC, from the exons atgatCATAAG GATCGAAGACTACGAAAACGAatccgaaaagaaaattttgcgagataataaaaaacaagttgTCATTGTTgaaggaaataattttaatatattaaaaaatatgtcttTGGCAAAG ATTGAGTTTGCAGTCAACATGACTTGTCAAAAATGTGTTAATACTGTTCGAGAGAGTTTATTAGATTTAAACGGTATTGAAAATTTAGACATCTCGCTAGAACGTGGTACAGTTGTTGTTGAAACTAATCTTCCATTTACTTTGATacaagaaaagatagagaaatctGGAAAAAAAGCTGTTCTCAAAGGATATGGAG aaaacagTTATAGTGCCGTTTCGATGTTAGGAGGTAATTCAGGATATAGTGTAAGCAATAATATAAAGGGTGTTATAAGATTTGTACAAACTGTAGAAGGATGTATAGTAGATGGAACAGTTGATGGACTTGAACCTGGACAACAtggaatacatatacatgagTGTGGAGATATCTCTAAAGGATGTGAAAG TGTAGGAGAACATTTTAACCCATATAATAGTATACATGGTGGACCTGAAGATGATATATCTAAAAAg cATATCGGTGATCTTGGGAATATAGAGGCAGATAATAATGGAAGAgctttatttagaaaaatcaatCAATTCCTTACAGTATCAGATATTATTGGAAGATCACTTGTTATTACTGATAAGCCAGATGATCTTGGCAAAGGCAATGATAAACAATCAAAAATAGATGGAAATAGTGGGAAAAG attggCATGTGGAATTATCGCTCGTTCCTCTAGTCTAtttcaaaatacaaaaaagatatgtGCATGTGATGGTCTTACTATTtgggatgaaagagaaagcacACATTCAAATCAAAAAGAATTAACAAAATACACTGAaacaagtaataaaatatgtataatatgttaa
- the LOC122631684 gene encoding 39S ribosomal protein L33, mitochondrial has translation MFLTNILLKKAKSKSILVLVESIVSGHTRHMVRERVADKIEVIQFDPYIQTMAIYREKKKIRGIS, from the exons atgtttttaacgaatatattattaaagaaagcaaaaagcaA atcaaTCTTAGTTTTAGTAGAAAGTATAGTAAGCGGCCATACTAGGCATATGGTTAGAGAAAGAGTTGCTGATAAAATAGAAGTCATACAATTTGATCCATATA ttcaAACAATGGCAAtctatagagaaaagaaaaaaatacgaggTATAAgttga
- the LOC122631682 gene encoding polycomb protein Scm, producing the protein MSSTQSKMRGPGRPPKSKNSCTWCGETKQPLKYVLPTQHGKKEFCSETCLSEFRKAYVRGACVQCDNVIRGTPVKLEQKDGPTKDFCSSFCLNKHQKKEGQVEMKKSNKDQSSPASSPVPSNLSNNNSVASATQVYTHTNNHTTASHPPSTSTGPFQYETYQTFDWDLYLKETNSSAAPVECFKQHEVPPTNEFKMGMKLEALDPRNLTSTCIATVVGVLGPRLRLRLDGSDNKNDFWRLVDSNEIHPIGHCEKSGGMLQPPLGFRMNASSWPMFLLKTLNGAEMAPAKVFKREPKTPRSNMFEVGHKLEAIDKKNPQLICTATVGAVKDDMIHITFDGWRGAFDYWCRFDSRDIFPAGWCFKSGHPLQPPRQKSTGPNRFKSRTSNVLPVMAVSGGGASGEPAVALVSPAGSSPPPQPATEPDTSTANTKPHPLDNVTIYVNHNCTCGPYFDPRKVKAMPAQFGTGPILNVTRDIFQAFLMAAMSPRQMLSLLKRGEGENINLILESKPTSVRLPLFMEEEDFYVYIRRQLEDLCACEHMLSRRKEPCNKCPNTQQPQSTNCEETSNNSAEKRRWSSQSQQTLSSSMQQQAQQPVQSINNTTLSSPTPAKQPRKSVPELEAATSTTQSENTANRTLSTEPAEWTIEDVIHYIALTDPALGQHADLFRKHEIDGKALLLLNSDMMMKYMGLKLGPALKICNLVNRIKGRRHIIL; encoded by the exons atgtcGTCAACTCAAAGTAAAATGCGAG GTCCTGGAAGACCACCTAAATCAAAGAATTCTTGTACTTGGTGTGGAGAGACTAAACAACCATTAAAATATGTTCTTCCCACTCAGCatgggaaaaaagaattttgttctGAAACATGTCTGTCGGAATTTCGTAAAGCTTATGTACGTGGTGCTTGCGTACAATGTGATAATGTAATCAGAGGTACACCAGTTAAATTGGAACAAAAAGATGGCCCCACAAAAGATTTCTGTTCATCATTTTGCCTTAACAAACatcaaaaaaaggaaggtcAAGttgagatgaaaaaaa GTAATAAAGATCAATCATCACCTGCATCTTCTCCAGTTCCATCCAActtatcaaataataacaGTGTAGCATCTGCAACACAAGTTTATACTCATACAAATAATCATACAACTGCATCTCATCCACCATCTACTTCAACTGGTCCATTTCAATATGAGACATATCAAACTTTTGATTGGgatctttatttaaaagaaacaaatagttCTGCAGCACCTGTCGAATGCTTTAAACAG caCGAAGTGCCACCaacaaatgaatttaaaatggGCATGAAATTGGAAGCTTTAGATCCTCGTAATTTAACATCAACTTGTATTGCAACAGTAGTTGGTGTCCTTGGTCCTCGATTAAGACTACGACTTGATGGatcagataataaaaatgacttTTGGCGTTTAGTTGATAGTAATGAAATTCATCCAATTGGACACTGCGAAAAATCAGGTGGTATGCTTCAACCTCCCTTGGGCTTTCGTATGAATGCTTCCAGTTGGCCAATGTTTCTATTGAAAACATTAAATGGAGCTGAAATGGCACCAGCTAAAGTATTTAAACGTGAACCAAAGACACCTCGTTCTAATATGTTTGAAGTTGGACATAAATTGGAAgctatagataaaaaaaatccacAACTTATATGTACTGCTACTGTTGGTGCTGTGAAAGATGATATGATTCATATAACCTTTGATGGTTGGCGTGGAGCATTTGATTATTGGTGTCGCTTTGATTCTAGAGATATCTTTCCTGCAGGATGGTGCTTTAAAAGTGGACATCCACTACAACCGCCAAGGCAAAAAT CAACAGGTCCTAACAGATTTAAGTCAAGGACTAGTAATGTTTTGCCAGTGATGGCAGTGTCTGGTGGTGGTGCGAGTGGAGAACCAGCAGTTGCTTTGGTAAGTCCAGCTGGTTCAAGTCCACCTCCACAACCAGCTACAGAACCAGATACTAGTACAGCTAATACTAAACCACATCCTCTTGATAAtg tTACTATTTATGTGAATCACAATTGTACATGTGGTCCTTATTTCGATCCTCGTAAAGTAAAAGCTATGCCAGCACAATTTGGTACAGGTCCTATATTAAATGTCACAAGAGATATTTTCCAAGCTTTTCTCATGGCAGCAATGAGTCCAAGACAAATGTTAAGTTTGTTGAAACGTGGCGAAGGggaaaatatcaatttaattttagaaaGTAAACCTACTTCTGTTAGATTACCTTTATttatggaagaagaagatttttatgtgtatatcaGGCGGCAACTTGAAGATCTTTGTGCTTGTGAACACATGCTGTCCAGAAGAAAAGAACCTTGTAATAAATGTCCAAATACTCAACAACCACAATCTACAAATTGTGAAGAAACAAGTAATAACAGTGCTGAGAAACGAAGATGGTCGTCTCAAAGCCAACAAACTCTTTCATCTAGTATGCAACAGCAAGCACAACAACCTGTGCAAAGTATAAATAACACAACACTTTCATCTCCTACACCAGCGAAACAACCACGCAAATCAGTTCCTg AATTGGAAGCTGCAACGTCAACGACTCAGTCAGAAAATACAGCAAATCGTACACTCTCTACAGAACCAGCTGAATGGACCATAGAAGATGTTATACACTATATTGCCCTAACAGATCCTGCATTAGGACAGCATGCAGATTTGTTTAGAAaacat gAAATCGATGGAAAGGCTTTACTTCTTTTGAATTCTGATATGATGATGAAATATATGGGACTAAAGCTTGGACCTGCTCTTAAGATCTGTAATTTGGTAAATCGTATTAAAGGTAGAAGACATATAATACTATGA
- the LOC122632046 gene encoding thioredoxin domain-containing protein 9, with protein sequence METIIQQKVIEVANTVEKQLDAELERLDNLDINDIEKLRENRLQELKKLQKQKQDWLSLGHGEYTEIPDEKEFFEISKKSQNIVCLFYKDDSPRCKIVDHHFKILANKHLEAKFCKLNVERCPFLTERLRIKIIPTIALIVNGKTKDYIVGFTQLGNCDDFSTEILEGRIAQSGAINCNDDFIHSSNNTKKPWLSHIVKSKTIKGHESDDSDDD encoded by the exons atggagaCTATTATACAACAAAAAGTAATTGAAGTTGCAAATACTGTTGAGAAACAATTAGATGCAGAATTAGAGAGGCTGGATAATTTGGATATTAATGATATCGAAAAACTAAGAGAAAATCGTTTGCAAGaacttaaaaaattacaaaaacagaaacaagACTGGCTTTCTTTG ggTCATGGAGAATATACAGAAATACCAGACGAAAAggaattctttgaaatttccAAGAAATCTCAGAATATTGTTTGCTTATTCTATAAAGATGATTCACCAAGATGTAAAATTGTAGATCATCATTTTAAAATACTAGCTAACAAGCATTTGGAagcaaaattttgtaaattgaaTGTTGAACGCTGTCCATTTCTTACTG AACGTTTGCGCATAAAAATCATTCCTACGATAGCGCTTATAGTAAATGGGAAAACAAAAGACTACATTGTTGGTTTTACTCAGTTGGGTAATTGTGATGATTTTTCTACTGAAATATTAGAAGGCCGAATTGCCCAATCTGGTGCTATTAATTGTAATGATGATTTTATACATTCTTCTAACAATACTAAAAAGCCATGGTTGTCTCATATAGTAAAATCTAAAACTATTAAAGGACATGAATCTGATGATTCTGATGATGATTAA